In the Arachis stenosperma cultivar V10309 chromosome 8, arast.V10309.gnm1.PFL2, whole genome shotgun sequence genome, GCCAGCTGGGTAACCGTTAATTGGAGGTCTGAGCAGCGATGAAATTAAACTTTGCCGCAGGCAGTGGATATCCTGGCAAATCAAGAGAAAAATAGTTTTATGAAATACGTCATTTCTTGTTTCCTTCTTTATTGTCTGAAAAACTTGCTATCAAGGTTTTTGTATTATGTTAATGAAGGTTGTTGCTCTATCCCTTATGCCAATGTGAAATCTGATAatagaataaaacaaaattatgtGGCTTCAAAAGAAAATTTGAACCTTTCTTTGTATAACCtagttttctttattttaaagGCTTTCTTCTCTGTTTGTGAATTGTTTTTTAGAAACTATATAATCTACAATGAGAAGACTGAATAATGAGAATGAAGATGAAGTGCTTGCCAATGATCAGACAGGGTTACAGTTGAATGATGAGAGTAAGGGAGGACATGCTGGTGTTGTTCTGAAGAAAGGGCCGTGGACAACTTCTGAAGATGCTATGTTGGTCGATTATGTTAATAAGCATGGAGAGGGAAACTGGAATGCTGTTCAGAAGTACTCAGGTCTATTACGTTGTGGAAAAAGTTGTCGATTGCGTTGGGCTAATCATCTGAGACCAAATTTAAAGAAAGGAGCATTTACAGCAGAAGAGGAGAGGTTGATTGCTGAACTTCACGCGAAAATGGGAAACAAATGGGCACGCATGGCAGCACATGTAAGCGTATTGTATATTTTTGTCAGTCGTACAtatcataattatttttaattttgttttttattttcgtGAAATCTCTGGATTCTGTTCCCCAGTAATGATGTCAGGGTTGTTATGTCTACTTTGTATATTGTAGCAAAGAAATACCACAGTTGATATCCACGTTGTTTTTGTTGATTGAAAATGGGGTGATTCTATATTGGACTTGGAATTTTGAGGCTGATATCTTCAACTGCAAATTAGCTTAGTTATGATTTTACAAATTAGACAACTCAACCGTCACTGTAACCAGTCATGTCTACTAGTTAGCAGGTTCTGTTTCACAGTGTTGCAAGTTCTGAACATGTGTCTCGTGAGTAGGACAAAAAGGTGACTGCTAAACTGGGGCAACAACAATTATGATTATAAAGCATATTAAGTTGATAATAGACTAGTATGAAATTTTTTGTCTATAGCAATTATAGCGATGATGGTCTATAGAATTTGGTACATATGTTTTGAGATGGAGTTAATTGTAACGATACTCATGGAGATATATATGTTTATGATCTAAGGGGTTTAAGTTATTCATGCAGCTGATCATAACTAATAGGGATGTTGGACCAATCAGTCACTTCTATAATTTTgtcttttaaaaattactaTTTTCCAAATTacatacttattttatttatatatttcattgttttatttcttttgcttgtaGTTGCCTGGTCGCACAGATAATGAAATAAAGAACTACTGGAACACCCGTATCAAGAGGCGTCAACGTGCTGGCTTGCCACTTTATCCTCCTGAACTGTGCGTGCAAGCAGTGCAAGagaatcaacatggccgaagcTCTGGTGGTATTGATGGTGGCAATAATATGCATCATGATTTTGTTCACAAAAATTATGAGATACACAGTGCAATATTTGACAGTTGGAATGGTAGTCAGGGAATCCTACCATATCCGCCTGAGCTTCCTGATATTTCTGCTTACACCGGTATGCTGAAAGGTTTTGACTCTTCCAAGTATTGTAAGTTTGAACAAATAACATCACCAAACCACAAGCGTCTCCGTGAGTCAACAACACCTTTTATTGGATCTGGTGGTATGAACACAAATTGGTTTTATCCATTTGATCAAATTCAGGATAACACGCCTGACAAGATTGCACAATCATTTGGCATGCAATCTCCCTTTGATCTCGGACCCTCTCCACACAGCTCCATTTGTTACAGTCATTCACTTTCGAATGGCAATTCCTCTACTTCTAAGCCGGCTTATGAGGCTGTGAAGTTTGAGCTCCCTTCACTCCAATATCCAGAAACTGATGTAGGTAGCTGGAGTACATCTCCACCACCTCCTTTACTTGAATCAGTTGA is a window encoding:
- the LOC130943516 gene encoding transcription factor MYB33-like, with protein sequence MRRLNNENEDEVLANDQTGLQLNDESKGGHAGVVLKKGPWTTSEDAMLVDYVNKHGEGNWNAVQKYSGLLRCGKSCRLRWANHLRPNLKKGAFTAEEERLIAELHAKMGNKWARMAAHLPGRTDNEIKNYWNTRIKRRQRAGLPLYPPELCVQAVQENQHGRSSGGIDGGNNMHHDFVHKNYEIHSAIFDSWNGSQGILPYPPELPDISAYTGMLKGFDSSKYCKFEQITSPNHKRLRESTTPFIGSGGMNTNWFYPFDQIQDNTPDKIAQSFGMQSPFDLGPSPHSSICYSHSLSNGNSSTSKPAYEAVKFELPSLQYPETDVGSWSTSPPPPLLESVDDFIQSPLPVSALESDCSSPQNSGLLDALLYQARTLSNSKNHYSDKSSNSSTATPCDRALSSTLNKYETDWEDYTDTISPFGATSILNECTVASASANSLDEHPTVRSFNDNIVKTENVDQVWSPNSENQGMSAIKITRPDVLLASDWLQQGSGRDMRQGSMADDMPALREDDLATDSKHTRSGTSLLSQVCGFGSCARSVMPAFCQGSDRG